From a region of the Gigantopelta aegis isolate Gae_Host unplaced genomic scaffold, Gae_host_genome ctg3088_pilon_pilon, whole genome shotgun sequence genome:
- the LOC121391912 gene encoding integrin-linked protein kinase 1-like, whose translation MKEEIEMTDEVLGKGGWGEVKVAKFRGLRVAAKCLYEVILSPYNISVFTREMEIAARVRHPNLLQFIGATKVGTPIILSELMPTSLRKELEAGPLPSPAVLTISQDIACGLNYLHLFKPDPILHRDVALLMYFLLVVITVGEPRYQTMVQLIFNQ comes from the coding sequence ATGAAGGAGGAGATTGAGATGACTGACGAAGTTCTTGGGAAAGGAGGTTGGGGAGAAGTCAAGGTGGCCAAATTTCGTGGCCTTAGAGTAGCTGCCAAATGTCTTTATGAAGTTATCCTGTCACCATATAACATATCAGTTTTTACAAGAGAAATGGAGATTGCTGCTCGAGTACGTCATCCTAATCTCCTTCAGTTCATAGGAGCCACTAAAGTGGGTACTCCTATCATCCTCTCAGAACTAATGCCAACTAGTCTTCGCAAAGAGCTAGAAGCTGGTCCTCTACCCTCTCCTGCTGTTCTGACTATCAGTCAAGATATAGCCTGTGGTCTCAACTATCTCCACCTCTTTAAACCAGACCCTATATTACATAGAGATGTAGCACTGCTAATGTACTTCTTACTCGTGGTGATTACAGTTGGAGAGCCAAGGTATCAGACTATGGTTCAGCTAATCTTCAACCAATGA